Genomic DNA from Halobacteriovorax sp. DA5:
TTGTCCTCTTCTTCGTACTCTTCTTCGTACTCTTCTTCGTACTCTTCCTCGTACTCATACTCTTCACCGTCGTGAAGATTTTCTTCATGCTCAATAAATTCCCCATCATCCTGATCTTTGGATAATTTTGATTTAATTTTAGAAAAGAATCCTTTCTTTTTCGTCATTAAGTTTCTTCTTGAAAGTTTTTATATTTTAATACCTTATAGTATTTTAAGGTTGTTTACCCAAAGCATCAACCATTGATATATTCGGTAAGAATTTTCTTGCTTTTTGACCGAGTTAAAATGTCGGTTAAACTTAAGTAAGTGTTTGCTTTGATTATTTGACGAATGTCGTGCTAAAATGTCAGGGAATTCCAGTCAATCAATTTTCTACCCACATAGATGGATTTTAAAAAAGGACTTAATGATGAGTGAAGAAAAGCAAATGATGGACTCCATTGTTGGAGATCTATTCTTTGGTGAAGTTAAAGAAGACAATGTATTTCCATACCCAGGTTTTACTGATGAGCAGCAAGACTTTGGTCGTGAGATGGTAAACGCTGTAAACAAGTTCTGTGAGGGGACTTTAGACGGTGAGAAGATGGATCATGAGGGTGTGATCCCACCAGAAGTAATGCAAGGTTTAGCTGAGCTTGGGCTTTTTGGGATGGGTGTTCATGAAGATCTTGGTGGTCTTGGTCTTGACTACACTCTTTATAGTCGCGTTTTCGCTGAAGTTGCTTCTTTTGATGGCGCAGTTGCAACGATGATCGGTGCTCACCAATCGATTGGTTACCGTGCACTTTTAAACGAGGGGACTGAGGAGCAGAAAGCAAAGTGGCTTCCACAACTCGCTTCAGGTGAAAAGTTAGCAGCATTTTGTTTAACTGAGCCAGGATCAGGTTCTGACGCTTATTCAATTAAGACAAAGGCCGTTGATAACGGTGACGGCACTTATACAATTACAGGGCAAAAGCTTTGGATTACTAACGCAGGTACTGCAGAGTTCTATTCTGTGTTCTGTAAGACAGATCATGAGGTAGACGGTGAAATTAAAGAAAAAATTTCTTGTTTCGTCGTTGAAAAAGGAATGGAAGGTCTTTCATTTGGTGAAAAAGAAAACAAAATGGGGATCCGTGCATCTGAAACACGTGCAGTATACTTCGATAAAGTAATCGTTCCAAAAGAAAATATTCTAGGTGAGCTTGGGAAAGGTTTCAAGATCGCCATGAACGTTCTTAACTCTGGACGTCTTTCACTTGGTGCTGGATGTGTAGGTGGAATGAAGACAATTCTAAAGCTTGCTACTGAACATGCTAAAGGTCGTAAGCAATTTGGTGCACCAATTGCTGAGTTTGGTCTTATCCAAGATAAACTTGCTCTTATGGCAGCAAGAATTTATGCAACAGAGTCAATCGTATACATGACAACTGGTAATATGTGTAAAGGTCTTAACGACTACTACCTTGAGACTGCTGTATGTAAGATCTATGGTTCTGAATCTCTTTGGGAAGTTGTTGACCAAGGAATGCAGATTGCTGCTGGTAACGGTTATATGAAAGAGTATCCATATGAAAGAATTATGAGAGACTCTCGTATTAATATGATCTTTGAAGGAACAAACGAAATTTTAAGAATCTTCCTTGCTCTTTCTGGTATTAGAAATCCATCTGAAAGTATGAAAGCTCTTGGAAAAGCAGCTGATGTATCAAAAGCTCTTCAAGATCCAATTAAGTCTGTAGGTGTTTTAACTAACTTTGCTAAAGGTCGTCTATCAAAGATGATTGGTCAGCGACTAATTACTAAGCATCACGCAAAACTTGATAAAGAAGCAGGGAAGTTTAACTCTCTTCTTGGTCAATTCGCGATTCAAGTTGAAAACACTCTTATGAAGTATGGTAA
This window encodes:
- a CDS encoding acyl-CoA dehydrogenase family protein, with the protein product MSEEKQMMDSIVGDLFFGEVKEDNVFPYPGFTDEQQDFGREMVNAVNKFCEGTLDGEKMDHEGVIPPEVMQGLAELGLFGMGVHEDLGGLGLDYTLYSRVFAEVASFDGAVATMIGAHQSIGYRALLNEGTEEQKAKWLPQLASGEKLAAFCLTEPGSGSDAYSIKTKAVDNGDGTYTITGQKLWITNAGTAEFYSVFCKTDHEVDGEIKEKISCFVVEKGMEGLSFGEKENKMGIRASETRAVYFDKVIVPKENILGELGKGFKIAMNVLNSGRLSLGAGCVGGMKTILKLATEHAKGRKQFGAPIAEFGLIQDKLALMAARIYATESIVYMTTGNMCKGLNDYYLETAVCKIYGSESLWEVVDQGMQIAAGNGYMKEYPYERIMRDSRINMIFEGTNEILRIFLALSGIRNPSESMKALGKAADVSKALQDPIKSVGVLTNFAKGRLSKMIGQRLITKHHAKLDKEAGKFNSLLGQFAIQVENTLMKYGKNIIGNELPQKRIAEMAMNLYVMLAVISRTTSILNSDKIEQDKKDYALNLARVALKDARAVVVTNLKAMTSHDDKVVKETSDQVCANDGYGLDIINF